The Spirosoma oryzicola region GGCGATCCCCAATGGAAAGCATGATCGGATTGAAGACTGTCGCTGAGTTGCCGTCAATGGTAAAGCTACCGCCTGCGGGTGAACCCAGCGGAGCTAGTGTGACTGCGGTAGCGTCCTGGCAGTAAGCGCTGGCCAGACCGGTGATGCTGACGGTTGGCAGCGCATTGATGGTGACGTTCTGAGAAGCCGTGTTGCTACAGCCGCTGCTGTTGGTGTAAGAGTAGACCACCGTGTGCTGACCCACCAATAACACTGCCGGGTCTAATGTGGTGGCCATATTGCTATCAATGGTGAACTTGCCCCCCGAAGGATTACCCGTTAGCGTCACCGCTGTCGCGTTTTTGCAATAGGCGCTGGCCAGACCCACAATCGTCGGATTAGGTACCGGGTTGATGGTCACCGCTGCCGACGCCACCGCCTTGCACCCGCTGCCATCGGTCAGCGTGACCGAGTAGGTACCTGTGCTGCTAACCGTAACCATTGGACCGCTGGTGGGGCTGGTGCCTGTCCAGGCGAAGCTAGGATTGACCGCATTGGTTGACGAAGCGGTCAGCGTAACCGTTCCACCGCAGACGGTGGTGGTCGAGGGGCTAATGCTGAGCACCAGAGCGGGTGGTTGGGTAATGGTAGCGATGGCCTGAGCGGTGGCACCGTAGGTATCGGTGACGATGGCGGTGTAGGAACCTGCGCTCAAGCCTGTGATCGTGGTGGTCCCATCGCCAGTGGGATTACCCGGTTTCCAGTCAATAGTATAAGGAGATGTGCCACCGGTGATGGCCAAGGTAGCCGAGCCATTGTTGCCATTGTTACAGGTTACGTTGGTCCGGGCACTGATACTGGCCGCTAGCGGGGCGGTGGTAGTAAACTGCTGGGTAGCGCCGTAGCTGGTACCGGCGCTGTTGATGGCGTAGGCGCGGGTGTAGTAGGTGGTACTGGTCGACAGGCCGGTGATCGTTTGCGAGAAGCTACCCGTTGCTGAGCCGATTTGAAGCTTGGTGGCGTTGGCGGTAGTGGGCGGGTTGTTGCTGGCGCTGTAGACGATCCCCCGCTCAGTAACGGAGGCTCCTCCGTCGGCCGTCACGTTGCCGCCCAGGATGGCCGAGGTGCTGGCTACACTAGCCGGAGTAGCTGTGGTAACCGTAGGAGCCTGCTGAACAGGAACGTTTTGTACAGTCGCTGTAGCGTACCACAAATCACGCTGAAACTCCTTGCATTGTCCCCTTACGTCCGTCGTCGAATTGTCAAACAATGTTATAATACGTCTGTCTTTTGTCATCAGACCCGAAAAGTAGTTGCCTCCCCGGGCAACATCATTTGGCGTGAAAGCGGTACCCACTGTCCAGTTGCTGCCTGACGTACCTGCCAGCTGATATGCGTAATTAAGCCGAGTGGGACTCCCCCGATCATCGTTATAAACCAAGAACTTATCCCCATTTTCGTTTATTTGCAGCGTGTGCTGCGTATAGGTTTCTCCTTTGGCATTTCCATTGATCTGACTGGTTACAAACGAGCCGGAAACGTTGGTGGTGTAGTAAAGATTGTTTTGGTAATCGGAGTGAACGATGTGTACCTTGTTGTTGGCATCGGTGTCAATTGTGTTGGTTTCAGCCTGTGCCTGTGCGGTATTACCCTGCGCCAATAACTCAGGAGATGACCAACTGCCCGTCGTATTGGTAACGTAGTAGAGGCTACCGTCCCTACCTGTTCCATTCGTTTCCCGCCGAAAAGAAAAGTGAGCTTTTGCGTCTCCGTCAACGGCCAGATCGAATTGGCCGATTTCATTTGAGACAGTTCCTCCATTGGAGCTTCCCGATTGAGCAAAGGCATCTTCCCCCACCCAATTACCCCCGATTAGCCGGAAGTACCGAAGCCGGTAGGTCCGGGGTGTGACTGTGGTATTGGACCGGAAGCCGACGTGTGGGTTGATTTTGCTTATCTATTTCAATAACTGCATCGTATAGCGATTCATTCGCTGCACTCGCTGGCAGAATATCTACGGGTTGAAAGGACCAGTTGACTCCGTCAGCGCTAGTCCCGTACCAGACCCCGTCGTTGACTGTAGACAAGGCTATTCCCTTGAAAACAACGTGGAAACGACCAGTCTTGTCAATAGCCAGGGACACTTTATCCGCTGCGTCACCAAAGTCGGGTACTTTAACGGACGACGAAGTTCCATTCGCTGTTGTGAATGTGCTCAAGGTAGTCCAGCCAGGATTGTCCCAACGAATAAGCTTGTAGGTGGCACCGGCGCCAGCACCTTTTCGCCAAAAAGCGTAAACTTTATTATCGGCTGGATTAGTGGCAACAGCATTGAAGGGCCAGTTGCATTCTTGGCCCGCATCGACTTTGGCGGCAGTGAACGAGGACGTTTGCGCTGTGGCCATCTGAGCAAGAATGATGCAGACTAGCATGAACAGCCCGGTTGTTAATCGGCTACTCTTTCGTGACCGATTTGAAGAGACAGTAGAAATGAACATAAGCAAGTAAGTGGAAAATGTGGATTTTAGAAAAGAAATTAAACTAGCGAAACCTGCACAAGTAGAAATATGTAAATGTTTGATAATAAGTACATTGATAGACACTTCTACTTACGCAAAAAACTACATATGCGCTGATCAGGAAAAAATGACCTTGTTTAAAAGAATCATATAGCGCTATAGAATATGATCATCAATAGTGCCTCAAAAGTGGACCTATTTTGCCCAAGCAACTATCGTAAATTGCCCAAAAACACTCCTAATTGTACCAGCGTTTTTGAGTTAAGTAAGATTTCAGCGTTTGTTTAATAGTATTCTGCCAGCAGTGCGTCCTATTGCCGGCTTTTGGCTTGTGCTCACTCAGTGGCTATACTTACCGCAAACACAACTCTTCGGCCCTCATACGGTATCTCAGCGAATCGATAGGCCCAACACAGCTCAACATAAAGGTTAATATGCAAGTTTGTAGGGAGTGCTGATTAGTGAATACTTGTTTTACTCTTTTAGACTATAATCCAGTATACAAGCGTTGGCTACATGAACTGTACACCATTCATCCCTATATGGAGATTGATTTCAACAAGGTATTTATCAATGACCTCGACTGGAGCTTAGCCACGCAGATTGTCATCCGAACCTTGATCATGTTTACCCTGATCCTGACCTTCTTGCGGCTATCAGGTAAAAAAGGTATTCGTCAGCTGTCGATATTTGAAGTAGCGATTATTATTGGCTTGGGTTCAGCGGCAGGCGATCCAATGTTTAACGAGGAGAACGCTATACTCCCGGCTCTGCTTGTTTTTGCGACTATTCTGCTGTTTTATCGCTCTATCACCTGGCTGGCTGCCCGTAGCGAACGCTTCGAGAGCGTGTTGGAGGGAGAGCCTGTTTACATCATTGAAGACGGCATGTTTGCTTTACTGGAAGCGAGCGATCAGATGTACGCCAAAGACGAATTCTTTTCGGAGATGCGTCAGCAGAACATCGAGCACGTTGGTCAGGTACAAACCGCTTTGCTGGAGACAAATGGTAACGTCAGCTTTTTTTATTACACCGACGATGACGTTAGGCCGGGATTACCGATTCTACCTAAAGTCTACCAGAAGAAAAGCTGTACACTTCCAGAAGCAGGGCTTTATGCGTGTACTACCTGCGGCCACGTAGAACGGATCACGCAGAGTGAACACCATTGCCAGCGGTGTAACAACGTAGAATGGGTTAAGGCCATCAGCACCCGTAGAAGAACGTAAGCTGCGGTTGACTCAGGATGCCTATCTCGGAATACGTATTTTTTAAACCGCTTTGCAGTTGGCTAATTCATTGTGACAGTAAACTTCGACGCCGAACTGGTAGCGGGTATCGATTCGGATGTAGCCACAATCGGTTTGGCGGGGGAAGCATCGCCGTTTCCCGAAATACCATCTACTTCGCCCGGCCAGGTACTTTCCTGATAATTTACCGGTGGCACCGTAAGGAACTGCTTTACCTGTTTATAAAATAGCGTAAAAACTTTTGTCCCTGGCCAGCGATCTAAGGCGTAATAAGCACTAACCATTACTGCCAGACAACCGCTAAGCTGCCATATGTACGAATTTACAAACAGAGACATACGTTTTTAATTAAAGAAGTACTTTATAATCCTGGCTTTTGGATGATGCCTTCACAAATAGCGGTAAGGCATATAGCCAATAGTAACGAAATGCGTTTTGAACAGTTCTCTTTTAAGACTTTACGATCTTGTGGAGTCACATTAAAGCGTATCGATTGGGATTGAAGCCAGTCCAATCAAAGGGCATTTTGCACTGCCTGACAAGCGGATACACGCCCTTAAAAATTGTAGTTACTCCACAACTAGAGCCAAGATCGTGCCGATATGGACTAAATATCCGGAAAGATCGGCATTTATGAACAATAGTTGTACGCCTGGTCAACAAAAACGCTCGGCCGCAAAAGCAACCAAGCGTTATTAATTCCTTCTCAATGTAAACATGCCTTAAATACATGCCTCGACTGTTTTATGTTAATTAAAGATCGATTAAATCTGAAAATCACAGCATTCCGCATCAGTAGGCAGTATACAACCATTAATTTGGGTAGGCTACCTCAGCAATATACTCTCCTTTTCGTTACTTATTCTCCCTCTCCCATCGTCATTGATTGATGACTTGGCTGTATAACCCACTGTTTATTATCCAGCCAGGCTAAACTAAGCTGGTAGTTCGCCAAGGGTAATTGATCGGCACACATCCAGACGGTACTGGCTTTCCAGTTTGACACCCCCGTCTGCAAGTAGTAGGCCAGCTTCGTCTGGCTTCGGTTAACGGGCCATATAAACGTATGCGTACTTGACTTAACCAATAAGTAAACGTCTCGCGAGTCGAACATAGTACCGTCTGGCAAATCGCTATTGATGGATAAGCAATGAATGCGCCGTTCGCCCATTACGAAACTACTATCCTGTACCAGTGGGCCAGCAATCGGTGGCAGCGAAATGGCTTTGCGAAGGTCTGTGTCTAACGGAGATGCCGGAAGTTTATACACTCCTTTCTGTACAGCAGCCTGTAATATGCTACTGTAAAAATGGTCGTGTTGGTTCGTACTAACGGGCATTGAAATAAGCATTTTGTGCGCACGCCAGTTGTGCGTATCACTCAGCAATAATTGCCTTACGTTTCTTAACTCACCTAAATTGACCCAGTAAGACAGGCAGTATATGATCAAGGCAATTGCTAATGCCACGCGGCTGGCCAGCAATCGGTATCTTGTTTTGAGCCAGAGTAAGGTAAGCTGATAACCGATCGCCGTACCCATAGCAGCAAACCACAGAAAACGTGGCAGCAGTAAACTCGGATACCAGCCAAGACTCCGGGCAAACGAAATAGTCAGCAAGGTAAGCACGACGTATAGGTAGCAGGCCGAGAGCACGACAAAAGGTCCTGCAATTGGTAGAGAGTAACGGATTTGACGAAGCCAGGCCGAGAAATGCAGAAGAGGTTTTTTAGTAGTTAAATGTCGAATTACGGTTTGACTAATCAAAAAACCGACAAAAGCTATTTCACACAAGCCAATAGCCATTAACAGACCGATTGACCGGCTAAATAGCAAGCCTACCGAGCCGGCCATCAGAAAAAATCCGGCTATCACCCGTAAGGGATGTTTTAAATTACTTCCTATTTCGGGAGAGTGAGTTGTATGATGAACGTACACATACAACCCTAGACTTAATGCTGTAAAAATCAGCCAGACAAACAACCGCGTACGGCTTCCGGAAAGCAAAATTATCAGTAGGCCAATAGCGAACACGATCAGTCCGTTCCCGTTAGAAAAGACCGAAAGAAAGGCAATTGGTAAACTCAGAAAAAAGGCTTTTTCTGACGAACGACTCATTAAATCAAACGCCAAAAAAGCAAAAAATAAGGCGGGTAGATGCTGCAAGGCACAAATAGCCCATGTAGTAGTGTTTTCGTAAAACTGAGGCTGAAAAAGTAGAAGAACTACCGGCAAAAAGTACATTAGTTTCAGACCACCACGCTGCGCAAGTCGGTATAAAATATACACCGAGCCAACAAACGTTAAGTTACCGACGATAAACAGCGTACGAAAATTCAGGCTTCCTTCAATGTAATAGTCAAGTAGAGCGGTTAGACGAGCGAACAAAATAATATGCTCGCCGTGTGGGTGGAAAAGACGGCTCAAGTAGTCGGTCAACGTCAGCCCCTTTGTCTGCGAGTCGATACAATCCACCAGAAACGTGTAGTCATCAATGTAAGGTATATTA contains the following coding sequences:
- a CDS encoding cellulose binding domain-containing protein, whose amino-acid sequence is MGEDAFAQSGSSNGGTVSNEIGQFDLAVDGDAKAHFSFRRETNGTGRDGSLYYVTNTTGSWSSPELLAQGNTAQAQAETNTIDTDANNKVHIVHSDYQNNLYYTTNVSGSFVTSQINGNAKGETYTQHTLQINENGDKFLVYNDDRGSPTRLNYAYQLAGTSGSNWTVGTAFTPNDVARGGNYFSGLMTKDRRIITLFDNSTTDVRGQCKEFQRDLWYATATVQNVPVQQAPTVTTATPASVASTSAILGGNVTADGGASVTERGIVYSASNNPPTTANATKLQIGSATGSFSQTITGLSTSTTYYTRAYAINSAGTSYGATQQFTTTAPLAASISARTNVTCNNGNNGSATLAITGGTSPYTIDWKPGNPTGDGTTTITGLSAGSYTAIVTDTYGATAQAIATITQPPALVLSISPSTTTVCGGTVTLTASSTNAVNPSFAWTGTSPTSGPMVTVSSTGTYSVTLTDGSGCKAVASAAVTINPVPNPTIVGLASAYCKNATAVTLTGNPSGGKFTIDSNMATTLDPAVLLVGQHTVVYSYTNSSGCSNTASQNVTINALPTVSITGLASAYCQDATAVTLAPLGSPAGGSFTIDGNSATVFNPIMLSIGDRQVVYRFTDNNSCTNSASQTVTVKEVPTAPVLVTQAGNPYPAGVSNLTISQNVGNVILTVSSCTGGTINWNGGNATTLAVSTSSQGTQSFTATCTRNGCTSPTATATVTVVAPTLKVLSRDPDNGQLGNNTIKPYLILQNVGRDPFAYSNITLRYWLTTEDNVGLVFQKNFVAIGQSNLTVRYVPISQARQGATGYIEYSFGGGAGNLAPMGDSGPLELQVYKENYSSFFQPDDYSYINNSSYTLNPRITAYQNGTIFYGVEPTGTGSSRVASQEVGSGLAVKVLGNPVVGPSAEVEISGVSGQSVELKLVDLQGKMLHGQTIRQAGWLERVSLPLGTAQGMLLLEVSTATQRQQIKLVRP
- a CDS encoding DUF421 domain-containing protein → MEIDFNKVFINDLDWSLATQIVIRTLIMFTLILTFLRLSGKKGIRQLSIFEVAIIIGLGSAAGDPMFNEENAILPALLVFATILLFYRSITWLAARSERFESVLEGEPVYIIEDGMFALLEASDQMYAKDEFFSEMRQQNIEHVGQVQTALLETNGNVSFFYYTDDDVRPGLPILPKVYQKKSCTLPEAGLYACTTCGHVERITQSEHHCQRCNNVEWVKAISTRRRT